In a genomic window of Paramicrobacterium chengjingii:
- a CDS encoding PfkB family carbohydrate kinase: protein MRTLQAETGTALIMVDADGENQIAVCESANAHVHTVDVEFPDGATVLAQLEISPETVTEAARRCHGYFALNAAPAVALPAELITRADLIIVNETEYALIPELTGAAVVAVTYGAKGSAVLERGEQVAFAPAVEPVPVNTVGGRRVLRRAHDCAARRTVL from the coding sequence GTGAGGACTCTCCAGGCAGAGACAGGCACGGCGCTGATCATGGTGGATGCCGACGGAGAAAACCAGATCGCGGTATGTGAGAGCGCTAACGCGCACGTCCATACTGTCGACGTCGAGTTCCCTGACGGCGCCACGGTTCTTGCCCAACTGGAGATCTCCCCCGAGACCGTAACCGAGGCCGCCCGCCGATGCCACGGCTATTTCGCGCTCAACGCAGCACCCGCTGTGGCGCTTCCCGCCGAACTCATCACTCGGGCAGACCTAATTATCGTGAACGAGACGGAGTATGCGCTGATCCCCGAACTGACAGGCGCTGCCGTCGTCGCCGTGACGTATGGGGCCAAGGGCTCCGCTGTTCTGGAGCGGGGCGAGCAGGTCGCGTTCGCTCCCGCTGTAGAACCAGTTCCGGTCAACACGGTCGGCGGTCGACGCGTTTTGCGCCGCGCTCACGATTG